In the genome of Ctenopharyngodon idella isolate HZGC_01 chromosome 19, HZGC01, whole genome shotgun sequence, one region contains:
- the hibadha gene encoding 3-hydroxyisobutyrate dehydrogenase a — MAALFRGCRNFYIRSNKHVELTFVSCRSMASKTPVGFIGLGNMGTPMARNLLKHGYPVIATDVFPESCKELQDSGAQILDCPAEVADKADRIITMLPSSPNVIEVYTGPNGILKKVKKGTLLIDSSTIDPAVSKEMAVAAEKMGAVFMDAPVSGGVGAASLAKLTFMVGGVEEEYNAAQELLTCMGAKVVYCGQVGSGQAAKICNNMLLAIGMIGTAETMNLGIRLGLDPKLLAKILNMSSGRCWSSDTYNPVPGVMEGVPSANNYQGGFGTTLMAKDLGFAQNTATSTRTPIPLGSLAHQIYRAMCAGGYSNKDFSSVFQFLREEGGQSV; from the exons ATGGCCGCTTTGTTTAGAGGGTGTCGGAATTTTTATATAAGAAGCAATAAACATGTGGAGCTCACATTCG TGTCCTGTAGATCAATGGCCTCCAAGACCCCAGTGGGTTTTATTGGACTGGGTAACATGGGGACACCTATGGCTAGAAACTTACTGAAGCATGGATATCCTGTCATTGCTACTGATGTCTTCCCAGAGTCTTGCAAAGAGCTTCAGGATTCAGGAGCACAG ATCCTGGATTGCCCCGCTGAAGTGGCTGATAAAGCTGACCGGATCATCACCATGCTACCATCCAGCCCCAATGTCATTGAGGTTTACACAGGTCCCAATGGCATCCTTAA GAAAGTAAAAAAAGGCACCCTGCTCATTGACTCCAGCACCATTGACCCAGCAGTGTCAAAAGAAATGGCTGTTGCTGCTGAGAAGATGGGTGCAGTGTTCATGGATGCTCCGGTATCAGGAG GTGTTGGTGCAGCTAGTCTGGCTAAACTCACCTTCATGGTGGGCGGAGTCGAGGAGGAATATAATGCTGCCCAGGAACTTCTCACCTGTATGGGAGCAAAAGTAGTGTACTGTGGCCAAGTGGGAAGTGGACAG GCagcaaaaatatgcaacaaCATGCTGTTAGCAATTGGCATGATTGGTACAGCAGAGACCATGAACCTCGGAATTAG ACTGGGTTTGGATCCGAAGCTGCTGGCAAAGATTCTGAACATGAGCTCAGGGCGATGTTGGTCCAGTGACACATATAACCCCGTCCCAGGTGTCATGGAAGGAGTGCCTTCCGCAAACAACTACCAGGGAGGCTTTGGCACAACGTTAATGGCTAAA GATCTTGGTTTTGCTCAGAACACCGCGACCAGTACCCGGACCCCAATTCCTCTTGGTTCTTTGGCACACCAGATCTACCGCGCCATGTGCGCTGGTGGCTACTCTAACAAAGACTTTTCCTCCGTCTTCCAGTTCTTACGAGAGGAGGGGGGACAGTCTGTGTAA